TTTCTAAAATCTTGGTCTAAGTAAGTAAGAAAAACTGGCACTGCTAACGGCACACATATTTTACAACACATTATGTGCCCGGTGTATTGATGCAACTTGAGTCTTCATCGCTGAAGATGCGGCGTGGTTCCCAAAGGATGATCCTTCGCGATAAAAACTATTCATCCTTTTTATTAGTTCAATCTAACGATCAACTATTTAAGTATGTAAATGAAATCGTTTGAGCCCCCGGAATCATCGTTATATAGGGTTTCCTTCTTTTCTCACTGGAGATTTAAAGAGGAGTAATTAATGCGATCGGTAACAAAATTCTCAGAAGATTCTCCGAACTCATGGGAGCTCGATGTTAATAGAACCAATGGTTGGTAGATGGAGTCAAAAGGAAAGCGCTAAGCACTTTTGAAGGGCAAACATCCCTTTTAACTTGTGGTATGCTCTGTATCACTAAACATAATCTGTATAAGTCTCCACGTAAGGCTTATACGGATAAACTTAATAATTTTAACGGTTTGGTTTCTTGGAAATTATTCGGTGAAGACTACTTTCCAGCAACCAGATTTGCTGCTGAGAGGTCCATTCCACTAAATTTGTCATTTACACAGGCTTTAATTCTTACTGAAAACCAAAAGATAAAGATGATGGATTTGTGCTACTCAATGGCATTTCATTTTGATGATTCAATCCCTGCAGCTGTTTTGGGCAATATTTGCTAAAACTCACATCATAGTCCTTTTGAAAAGGTGTTTCATTCCATGAATGAAGTGAAAGACATGACACAAGAGAAAGGAGTGTTCCCAATATATATTTcgtcaaaataaaaatttgtcaGCAATGCTTCAGTTTGCTGCACAAATTTTCGTTTATAACTGTGGGGTTATCATGGTTGTATCATGGTTGGCATCGCGATTCGTAAATAAAAGATGGTTTTATCAGAGCAGTTCCTTGATCATCACATTTTCTTTTGATGCGGCTCTACATCACGCCTGCGCAAACTGGATCATTTCATCGCAGTTATATTTCCCTGTTCTTGAACAGATCTAACATATCGACAGTCCAATGAAGGACGTGCACTTGTTTCCTTACCAGTCTACGGTAATAACGAAAATTCTGGCCTGCGGGCTTATGGTCGATAGCCGGTTAtcgaaaacttgaaattaaacgAGAACCACTGTTTCATATTTTCAGTTGAAAATACTTTTCATTAATGTagtaaatttaaatttacgTTAGATTAACTCTAATTCAAGTAAAGTtggaaaattatattttgtacGTAATCTAAATGCAATAAACAATACATTACTTCATCGGGcattgaacaactggggcccaGGCACGAGACTGCAAGTGATCAAAGGGTGTTACTGTTAAGGTCGCGTAATTTATCTCTTCAGTTTTTTTGTCCCTTCATCGGAGGAAATACGACAAAAATTATATTGGCCTTGTCCTAcgaaaaaaataactaaaagcAGAATGCGCAAGAAGTTATATAGTCCCGAGAAAGATATCTACTTTCCATCAGTACTCAAACGGACCCGCACAGAAATGATATCTGGGCAGGTTGTCCAGCTAAAACATCgaattatttattcaatttgcaaTAAATTAAAGTAAGCTAACGTGGAGGGAAACTAAGGCAACAAACCCCCGACCAATGCAATAGTGCTACCCTGGTAATATTAGTGGTAAAATatcgaacgaaaaaaaaaaggacggTGAGTTTGACTCGTAGCAAtcgaacaaaataaaaaaaaatcaacagaaaGGATCTTGTGTAGATTGGTCATGACAACAAGTGCAAGATAAGTACTGGCAAAATAATCATTTCTGCTAATTTGTAAAATTCGGACGGTTGAATGATCTGGCGACACAATGGAGAGGCTCCCAGGGTACCATAGGAGCTGGTCGGTGCATTTAAGATTTTTGTCTGTCAGTCTCCCTGACcgcttgcttttctttttagtGTGGTCTCTTGGGTATTAATATTGAATTATCGTTTTTGTATCTCTTTCCTCAACACgcagtttgtttttctttttttttgtcatcaacTTCTTAAGATCTCGGTGCATTCTAtggaaatttattttatttatcagCTTTTGTTTTAGAACTATGACTTCATAAAGACATATTTTCTTCTTTCCAGGTCATGTCCTTGAGCTCTACTTCAAACTCGAGGGTGGAGACTCTCTACCCTTGTACGTTACGGCATGATTCTCTTTTCAAAGCTGTATGGGATTGGTTGATTCTAGCCCTCGTGATCTTCACAGCAATTGAGATTCCTTACTCTGTGGCCTTTTTGATCCCTCTTCAAGATAAAGGCAACACgccaaaattgttcaaagtgaCACCACTTCTGGTCTTCAATCTTTGGGTTGATCTCATGTTTATCATGGATATATTGATCAATTTTAGAACCACTTTCGTTGATTCCAATTCTGACGAGGTCATAAGTAATCCGAAACAAATAGCGTTGCATTATTTGAAGACTTGGTTTGTTGTGGACTTCGTAGCAGCAATACCGTTCGAATTTATGGTCCTTAAAGAAGTGGAAAGACTGGACTCTGTGAgtaattttcatttgttttttctgttatcAGCGGTGATTGCTTAAAACTTTGTAATTTTGGATACAGTGTACACAATTTCCATTGCATTTGCGTCTTACTTTTTGTTCCGATTATCGCGTTTTTAGCCTTTTTTAGGCAACCAACACAACGTTTGCTTTCTTGATCGGTTATGAATTCCCAAAtgttttatgttttatttaGCTTCACCAGGTGTCTGGCAGGGATACCGTTAACAGCTTTtgccaattactgcggtcccgtaAGGGCCAGatcacaacaccgggaactccgtgccctactccttacgagtagtgtgtgggttctttaaccctttcacctccaaggggttccccattgacgagtaaaatcgtctggcgttagacagagtaaaatctgtaattgtcatgagggcgcctacggcagttaaagcgttaacgtcccacagtcaattttcaagaaaagaaaaatattcgttctacacgtgcggcacgattgTTGAAGTCGTCTGCAAAACAAAGCCTTTGGATTGGATGAATGTTTCTACCGACTATGTTTCcattttggggggggggggcgggaaGGGGGGAGATCCTGGTGCTTTGACTAGAGCATTCCTTTTAATGTCACGAAACTGCATTGTCCTAATCCTTTTTGAATGTCACGAAACTGCATTGTCCTAATCCTTGTTGCTATCGTTTTTACTGTTTAATTACCTGCAGGCCACCACGCTGTTTGGACTCTTAAAAACAGCGCGTCTTCTACGGTTAGTGCGTGTGACGCGAAAACTTGACCGCTACTCTGAATATGGAATAGCTGTTGTGGTACTGCTGACGTGTTTATTTACTCTCGTTGCTCATTGGTTGGCATGTATCTGGCACGGGATTGGCTACTTTGAAAGAGCAAATGAATTTGGTTGGATAAAAGAATTATCCAGGCAGCTGAATGAAGTCAACCATTCAAGCAACTCCACCACCCCTAGTATTTCTACTCGGTACATAACGGCGTTATATTTCACTCTAAGCAGTATAACCAGCGTTGGTTTTGGAAATGTGTCTCCAAATACGGATGCAGAGAAGATATTTTCGGTTTGTGTGATGATAATTGGAGGTGAGATGATCAGCTCAAattgttttgttaattttttaattgTCACCGGTTGTTTAGGACTTGTTCATCCTTTGATTAATTGCTTGATTAGACGGATTACTTGGGAATAAACGATTTTTAAAAATGGcgtttttcatttgtttacttTTGTCACAAAATTCCGCCTGTCCTCTAAAGCGCATGTGCGAAGTGTAAGAGCAGttaaatttctttgaatttttcgaCTCTTGATTGAGCATCTTGTTAAAACAGTTTCTTTTTGTAGCATTAATGTACGCTTCCATCTTTGGAAACATGACTGCTATTATCCACCGGCTGTACTCGAGAACATCTCGTTTTCACCGAGATCTTAAAGTAATCGAGGACTTCGTTCGCTTCTATAAAATACCAAAGTCAACCAGAGAAGAACTGGATGAGTATTTCAGACATGAGTGGGCCTACACGAAGGGAGTTGATATAGAAACGGTAAGATGCATCATTACAGTTctatagaaaatggtttgagccCCGGGGTTACATACctcgatggaatttgatcgttcCGGCGGAAGGAGTTTTATAATAatggtcaatatttatacaggaatgtccaatttagcaacgctagtttaaatggagtcctgtttttatgagtcaatttttggggagggaggaaaccggagtgcccggaggaaaccctcgaagtcaggttgagatcgactgaaactcgatccacatacaacattgtagtagaggtggaaggcgtgattgatgtccactacaccagcctgacttcccaaggagtacagcacagggtattttatcgagatggtcacccatccagatatcaaccctgtccaacagggcttaacttcggtgaacaaacgggaaccggtgttttccctttggtgatagccgtaccagAGACAGGATAATACGAGTTTTGAAAAAGACTGTTGCTAGTAACCGTCGTAGTTTCactagcgaccttcagattggagtacgaggacgacgaCGAGTACGAGTTTCAAGTtatgagcacgcgcacttcgagaGTTTTCGCCGTTCAAActtaaagcgcgtgctcagtacggaaactCGTACTCGTAATCTTCCTCGTACtacaatctgaaggtcgctaatatcGGAGCTTACGTCATCTTCATGAGTCAAGTGACAGTTTCAACCATTTTCTgttgaagatgacttccgctcaggatgTTGAAGCGTCAGTCACCATTAACAGTCCTTCCCAGAACTCTTTTCACCTGGACGATCAAATTCTATCGAAGCATTACAGTACCGTAGAATGTTTTACAATGAGCGAAGTCTTTGTTCGTTTAAGTACATAGAATAGTTGTATAGCAGTCGACTCAAAGATACCATTAAGTTTTAAGAGggaatattttattattattctgagATTTCATGCCCTCATAAAAAGCAGGAAGAGAGGACTTTGATCTCATTAATGTAAATATTATCCTGTCTCTGGTGGGCTAAATTCCAAATTTTCTTTGGTCCCTTTTGATCTGTATGTTTCTTTATTTCTCGGGTTATCTGAATTTGATTATCTACTAAAAGGTTGAAGTTGACTTTGTTTTCCTTTCGAGGCCGGTAGAATGATAAGGACCAGTTGCCTGCTCAGGGAAAGGAAGGGCACCCTACCCTACCCCTCAGGTAGCAGTTGTAGCAAAATTGATTGTGTTGCAGTCTTACGAGATTTAATAAAAGCTTTCGTTCATACTTCTGTTGCAGAAtcaaatttcagtttttttacTCTGTGTGTAGCAAAGAATTCAATTCAGTCGATGCTATGCGTCTAAGTCTGATAATTTTTGTCTCTCCAGGTTCTTAAACGTTTCCCCGATTCACTTCAAGCCGATGTTTGTCTTCATTTACATAGTAATTTATTCGCAGAGTGTGCAGTTTTCAAAAGCGCTTCAGAAGGCTGTCTCCGCGCTTTGGCACTGAGGTTCAAAATTCGACATTATCTGCCGGGACATTTCATTATCAAGCAAGGAGACGAAGTAAAACGACTTTACTTTATTGCTAAGGGAAACATTGAAGTGCTTAAATATGACGAGACCATGCTAACGCTAGGTATGTGCTGAAGGTTTAAGTAGGAATTGGATAAAACAATGAATGGAGAAATAAGCATGCAAAGCGAGGTAGAAAAATTTCGTATGAAGTTTATCTGTCTTGGAATGCTTGGCTGAAATCTTCTCGCGCTACCTTAATCCATAGCTTAGCCAGCCTTACAGCCTTTAAATTcccaaagaaaattttttactTCAGACTATGCAACTGGTTTGTTAAgtgtattattttcttttcaattctcAGGTAAAGGTGATATCATTAGTTGCGACTACAGTGCAGTTCAGAACATACCGCAAGCTAACGCCAGTCTCCGAGTTCAAACTCACGGCGAGATTCATTCGGTAGCATGGAGTGAGTTAGTCGTTGTACTTAGAGCTTACCCTACATTCAGACAGGAGTTTATAACTCATCTGGAGCTTGCGTACAATCTGGGAATTGTGAAGGAGGTGAGTTCAGCTCGTTCAATGGCAGATGATTGTCAAGCATAATCCTTTGAAATGAGGTTACTTCAGAAGCCCCTGCCTGTCCAAGAGGCCAGGTATCTTAAAGTTAAACGTTCTCAGGCTAAATGGGTCCTCCGGGCCTAAATCTCAGGGAGCATCGACGTACAGCGATCTGCAACACTTCAAAGGGTAGCGTCACCAGGTTCACTTTTTCTCTTCGGTCCAACCATGTGCTCCAGGTTCCTCGGCCCGTTGCGCAAAGGTCTCTTTGATATGTAATGCCGCTGCTCGTTGTAACATCGGGCGGttcaacatttttcaaattcgAGAAATTTCAAACGTTGTAAAGTCCTCTGAAATACTTGTTTTCTTACGATGAACTTTGCTGTTTTGAAAAGAGGAAATCCAAGACTCGCCCACAACTTTCTTTCGTCGTCCGATGAAAGTGCgttgaaaaatgttttgatCATGAAAGAACCAAGAAATCTTTGACTACCCGTAAAATCTAGTCAACAAACATGTCGGTTCAAGCCTGGTTTCACACAACCGCTCAGTCCCACAGGAAAGTGCTCTATTGTTTAAAAgggaatagaccattttacagttgtgtgcttagttgcctggcctgaaagtgaggctggagttgaccttgtttttgATAGAAAACTCCCTacttttcttatgctaatgatgctgCTCTAAtactaattagtaggaatttacataagaaaagcaatcagatttctatcaaaacaagatcaactCCAGCTTCAACAGAGAAGCAACTGTAGAATGGTTCATTACTCACATTTCAATCCGTTTCAAGTagaaaatgattcaaaatatcaataattatctTTGACAATAATTAAGCACTTTCCTACGGAACTGAGAAAATGCTTGGGAGAGCTGGCTTAAATCGActtttttatttggttttatcaaaccatttgagaaaggttgaattgccagcgtgaaaggtttagaaagctgacgtttcgagcgttagcccttcgtcagagtgaatgctctgacgaagggctaacactaaAAACGTCAGCTATCTAAActtttcacggtggcaattcaacctttacaACCTCGctcgataaaaccaaatttttatttcactcACCCacagacgcagcaccacagtttctttagaagctagaaatccatttacgaCTTTTTTATTGCCTTGTTTACTTGTAGTTAATCAATTTTATCTGATACTTGATTGATTAAACCTTTTCACAGTGCATGCTCGCCGGACTGCGAAGGATAGTTGTGTGCTATGAATCttaaagtatttttttctttcgtctCTACTTATGAACATCCAGACCTTCGGCCCTCAACTTGCCACTTTTCTGCGTACTTAAGTCTATCATCGCCCTTGCATATTGCAATTTGCAGAGTAACTACAAAGCTAATACCTTTTAGAATAATACGcgaatcaaattaaatcatatCAGGACAAAATGAAGAAGTATGTAGATTTCTTCCTATTATAACGACATGTAgagcaataaattaaaaaatgttttactttGTGACTTCAGGAAGAAGAAAGTGACTTTCCCCCAAATGATCTCATCCCAGCGTCGCCGGGTAGATTATCTTACCCAAGATCAACGTTTTCCTCTCGCATTGCTGTGGACAGACTTGAACGCTCGGGATCCGCAACATTCtttgtaaatggaaaaattcctCAGGTTCCAAGTTCTTCTAAAGTAGATTTACTATCTCGACAGAATGCAGACAGCGACGGCGAAACTACCTTGCAGGCCTTTGTTCCTACCGTAAATTCGACAAATCTGACAGTAGCTTCGGTTGCTCAAGAAAGCTGTTCGCACTCCAAAGAATTTGCATTCATAGAAAAACGTTTGGACAATTTAGAAACACGTCTCATAGCGTTGGAGAAGAAATTAACAGGaaactttgaaacaattttaaGTTATTTACGCTCAGCAAAGGGTCGCTCAGCTCCTGAGCTCAGAAATACAATCATATAAGTATCAgtttgaataattttattttcatctgTATGCGATAGGCAACCAGATCCAAAAATTTCCACAGCCTATGTGCCTTCTTCAAGAAGAGATGTTTGTTTCCCTAAACTTCCTCGTATTGAAAGCCTCATGCTGACCAAAACCCCTAAGCACAAACTTCTTTTTTGACTGGAGCGAGAAAAGCTTCATGACTTTGTCATGAGCGTAATTTTAGAGAAAAGAGGAgattatttgatattttcatgcGATTGTGTTCAGAATTTTTGCGGAGGAGCCTCTAACAAGAGAAATGCATGCCCCAAAAattctttttcagtttgaagTGCATTAAATTACCAATTGATTGCTTTGCTGCGGCACCCTCAACTACGAATACAATCGACTTAGACGTCTACACTACTAGGGGAAAACGTTTCCGGATTTGTGAATGTCAGCCACTGAGTCTCTTGAACAGCGGAAAATTTTATCATTTGACAGATGCACTTATAAATAGTGATGTGTTATATGTTGAATTTTTTCAGTGCTATGGAATGATTTTGCTTGTCGACAAAGTGAAGCTTTCTCCATCGTTCTTATTTTtaataaaagagaagtttttctgATTGATTTTGTCTCCGGGCTGTCCTCACGGCGAACATAGTGGTGAACTAAATTATTCCTCTGGCAATCGATCTCTATTTTAAAGCAAACAGGTGCTAGTCACGTGAGCCAATAGACTATGCAATATCGCCTGATATCAATAGAGAACGAAGGAATTGCCTCGAATTGTTTTCCATGCTGAGATGCATGGGTAGAATTGAAAGCGTTTGCAAAATATTGGTAGAAAATCTCTATGGCAACAATCATGAAAAAGTTGTTgagacacatgaaaattaccAACCTTTTTCCTTGGTGTAAATTCTGGTCTCTCCCCTCGTGAAAGCTAGCCTCCCCTTCCCCCTTTTTGAATGTTGGAAACAAACATCCAACATTTGGGGGGAAGGGGGTGACTACaggtgaaaaagatgttttcaTACAAATACAAAATTCTATTGTTAGTTGGAAAGCGTTAGTTTggtaaattgtctcaacacGTTTGTCCATGAAGGCGTTGGAGACCATCAAAATCTTTACAACTTCCGCTCTGCTATGCAACTTTGACGTACGATTTCTCCTCTTTATTAAAATCCCAAGAATTTTCTTAGCGCGCACTCAACTTACGCGGGCTCTGACTCGGCTTTGCTCGCGCTTTGATCGCAAGATTCAAACATCAAACGTGTGCATTTATCATTTGAAACAGTTACCCTTTCAACAGCAAACACCGAAGGCGATGCAAGGTACGTTAGCAATTGATTTCATTTTGTATCTTTTGGAAACGTCAAAATATAACTTACTCTATCATAAGTCTTTCTCGATTATTCCGTCTTGTTCACGTCAAACTTTGGTAGCTAAGTATCCTAAAAATGAATTGGTACGAGAGATTTCAGGGTGAAATTAGAGAATGAAAGAGCCTCAGTtgcatgctcacgttgtcgtcaaaacttggtgatttcacgtcgtcgttacGCAGAGAACCTCAAAAATATGTGCTAAAATccatgctgcacgtgcagcacgatcattcatgatcttttaaccaatgatatcattgttttgtggcgttgttattgccgtcgccgtcgttgTTTCTCAAGCTcccaaaagaaaatttcacgtcgtggtTTGGCAGAGctaaaattgcaccaaaaagcgtgccgcacgtgcagcatagTTATTTTTCCTCCTTCAACAAATGaaatatcattgatttgtggtgttgatgttgccgttgccgtcgtcatttctttagggagctttagcatcgacgacggggacggcaacgacaacgccacaaataaacaatttgattggtcgagtgagggaAATAAGCGTGTTGCACATGTGGCACGCAATTATGAAGAAGTCCGTGCCATTCTCTGcgaaacaacaacatgaaattacaatgtttatGTTTATGTTTTTGTGACAACTTGGGCATAAAACTGTAcagctttaattctctgtatttaatttcacgGGGCACACACCAATCCAGTTATAGCGTATTTTGCCAAAATTATAGAACGCGAGCAAGATGGGACAATCACAAATAGACACAATTAGGCAGGAGTTAACttccaagtgacgttttccttgccgttgccgtcgtcattgctaaagctcccttttAACTCCCTATTAGCGGGGTCGTTACGTGCACGCCACTCCCCTCCCCAAAGGAAACTTGGAAAATCGATGCTGTGTTTATTACTTCCAAAGAACGCAAAAACTCCTGTGATCCAGGTTACGAATAACGCTTTGACTTGCAACATAGCTTGCTAGAATACCGCGAAAGGCGTCGGGTGATTAATGATGTGCTAATGGACTAGATATGAATTATTTTGCGCGACGGCAGAGTACAAGTGGTGAATCAGTGAAGTTGACTATTTAGTTCTGAAGAAAGAGAATTCCGTCCCATTATTGTTTAATCATGGTTATTTGCATTGGATGTTTCTGTTCCTCCTTTTTCAGAGATGTCCGTGACTTCAAAAATATCGTTCCACTCCTTTTTCTGTAACAAACATTCTTTGATACGTCACGACTCCATCTTTAAGACAGTGTGGGACTGGTTTATTCTTGCCTTGGTCATCTATACGGCAGTCGAGGTCCCATTTGATGTGGCCTTCTTGGTCCCTGCGAGAAAAAGTGAGGCAAGCATCAGTCAATTTGGATCTTTGAAGTCTCTCTCTCCAATCGCTGTCGCAAACCTGCTTGtggatttgtttttcattattgaTATTCCCATAAACTTTCGGAGTGCGGTTATTGTTAAAGATACTTATGAGGTAATAACTGACGCTAAGAGAATAGCAATTCTTTACCTCAAATCTTGGTTTTTGGTGGATTTTGTGGCTGCGATTCCACTTGAGTTCATGATTGATCCCCAACACGAAAGGGTGACTATGATCTTAATGAAGAGGTTACTTGTCTCTAAAAAAACTCAGTGTGGTGCTGTGTTGATGGAGAGAGTGAaatataaaaatgtttttatcacATTCGAATTACTCCGtaaaaagattataaaaagTGCTGGCAACCATCtcctcaaaaaaaataaaatgctgtAACAGCGAAAAACATCCTTAGGCCCGagttaaacgccgtacttcacatgagccgaactcaaTTCAACTAAGTTACGTGAATTaagttcatgtgaagtacgtcgtttgacccaattaagttcgactggttttatttggatcggctgaggcgttcttcacatgagccgaactaaatgcataataatattgaaaagcCGCTGACTAAACAAGACCGGTTTTGTTATTCATTTTCGTGGTCAGTTACAAGTTCGGCTGaattaagttcgacgtttgactcAACACGCGAACTTAACTAGTTTGGGTCGACCTAAAGTGTAattaggttcggctcatgtgaagtacggcgtttaacccgggccttATTGTCCCTGAGTAGGACTTGTAAAAGAAGCACTTATCATTTGATTCGAACAGACTTGTACTTATTTGTTTATAATGAGTCAATCCCTTTTCATGAAATTGAAATTGCGCAAGCAGTTAATCAAGTTTTTCTGCTCATGCTCTGCTTGATCTACAGGCCACTACGCTGACGGGACTACTAAAAACCGCGCGTTTGTTACGCCTTGTGAGAGTGACAAGAAAGATCGACCGGTATTCCGAATATGGAGTGGCCGCGATTTTCCTTCTCATGTGTTTATTCACACTGACCTCTCATTGGTTGGCTTGTGTGTGGCACGCAATTGGTCAAGTGGAAGCACGTGATAACACTGGCTGGCTGGCCGCTCTAGCAGACGAAATAGGGAAACCAATCAACGAATCAAATCTGTCCAGTGGACCCAGCCTGTCTATTAGATATATCTCCTCCTTGTatttcactttgagtagtttgACGACCGTGGGCTTTGGAAATATCGCTCCAAGTACTAACGACGAGAAAATCTTTGGCGTTTTCGTGATGATAATGGGAGGTAAGCCGGCGTTCAAGGTTGCGTTTACACGCACGTATAGATGGAAAAACAAATAGAGATCGAAGAGACATTCATACTTCGGTCAAATCGTGTAATGTGCAAATACAACTAACAACAGTGTAGCCTCAATATTTCAGCCAGCACACCGCCATATTGAAATCCAGTTGTGGCTCCGAAGATTTCTGGTCTTTTTTCGACCaaataattttctttaattatgaaaaatcttaattcattttctttttgtcaaacTGTAGCTTTGATGTATGCATCTATTTTCGGAAACTTAACAGTGATCCTTCAGCGTCTTTGCGTACAAAGTTCGAAGCAACATGGAGATCTTCATCTCATACGGGAATTTGCCAAGTTCCACAAAATACCAACAGTGCTTAAAGAGAttatggaagatcacgttctcCAGGAGTCTCTCTTTGTGAAAGCAGACGATCTCCAAACGGTAACTGAACTTTGGGAAATCTGAGTTTAGTATGTAAGCTTTCACTCACTGTCAGggctaattttaatttaagcatCCTTTATATTATACAAAGTGAAATTTAATGCTCAAATAAGTAAAGCAGAGGAGGCGGGTGTATAGTGTTCTGGAGAGAACCCTGAAGGTGTGCTCGACGGGGTGTAGCCCGAACAACACAAATTCTAGGTGAAAGTGGGTTTGTGCGGGTTTGTGACGCGGTACTTTAACTAGGAGCATGCGCAAGTGAATATTAGCAACAGGTTTATAGCGTATTTCTTTGAAAACGGGAGCATTGTAATTCATATTATTCCTCGCGTAAACAACGTATATTACTGTGGTATGAACTTTTGTAAAGCAGACGGCATTGTTGACATTACCTGTCCCATCCTCTCCTTAAGCATAAACGAAAACAGAATTGTCGCTCCACTCTAGAGGGAGCAGCATTTTCTTTGGAAGTAGGAAAACTCCAACTCTGGTATATTTGCAGGTATTAAAAATGTTT
This genomic stretch from Acropora muricata isolate sample 2 chromosome 5, ASM3666990v1, whole genome shotgun sequence harbors:
- the LOC136918332 gene encoding potassium voltage-gated channel subfamily H member 6-like isoform X1, giving the protein MSASRRLLGSRNVSFAPQLGIKGLVMSLSSTSNSRVETLYPCTLRHDSLFKAVWDWLILALVIFTAIEIPYSVAFLIPLQDKGNTPKLFKVTPLLVFNLWVDLMFIMDILINFRTTFVDSNSDEVISNPKQIALHYLKTWFVVDFVAAIPFEFMVLKEVERLDSATTLFGLLKTARLLRLVRVTRKLDRYSEYGIAVVVLLTCLFTLVAHWLACIWHGIGYFERANEFGWIKELSRQLNEVNHSSNSTTPSISTRYITALYFTLSSITSVGFGNVSPNTDAEKIFSVCVMIIGALMYASIFGNMTAIIHRLYSRTSRFHRDLKVIEDFVRFYKIPKSTREELDEYFRHEWAYTKGVDIETVLKRFPDSLQADVCLHLHSNLFAECAVFKSASEGCLRALALRFKIRHYLPGHFIIKQGDEVKRLYFIAKGNIEVLKYDETMLTLGKGDIISCDYSAVQNIPQANASLRVQTHGEIHSVAWSELVVVLRAYPTFRQEFITHLELAYNLGIVKEEEESDFPPNDLIPASPGRLSYPRSTFSSRIAVDRLERSGSATFFVNGKIPQVPSSSKVDLLSRQNADSDGETTLQAFVPTVNSTNLTVASVAQESCSHSKEFAFIEKRLDNLETRLIALEKKLTGNFETILSYLRSAKGRSAPELRNTII
- the LOC136918332 gene encoding potassium voltage-gated channel subfamily H member 6-like isoform X3 — protein: MQVMSLSSTSNSRVETLYPCTLRHDSLFKAVWDWLILALVIFTAIEIPYSVAFLIPLQDKGNTPKLFKVTPLLVFNLWVDLMFIMDILINFRTTFVDSNSDEVISNPKQIALHYLKTWFVVDFVAAIPFEFMVLKEVERLDSATTLFGLLKTARLLRLVRVTRKLDRYSEYGIAVVVLLTCLFTLVAHWLACIWHGIGYFERANEFGWIKELSRQLNEVNHSSNSTTPSISTRYITALYFTLSSITSVGFGNVSPNTDAEKIFSVCVMIIGALMYASIFGNMTAIIHRLYSRTSRFHRDLKVIEDFVRFYKIPKSTREELDEYFRHEWAYTKGVDIETVLKRFPDSLQADVCLHLHSNLFAECAVFKSASEGCLRALALRFKIRHYLPGHFIIKQGDEVKRLYFIAKGNIEVLKYDETMLTLGKGDIISCDYSAVQNIPQANASLRVQTHGEIHSVAWSELVVVLRAYPTFRQEFITHLELAYNLGIVKEEEESDFPPNDLIPASPGRLSYPRSTFSSRIAVDRLERSGSATFFVNGKIPQVPSSSKVDLLSRQNADSDGETTLQAFVPTVNSTNLTVASVAQESCSHSKEFAFIEKRLDNLETRLIALEKKLTGNFETILSYLRSAKGRSAPELRNTII
- the LOC136918332 gene encoding potassium voltage-gated channel subfamily H member 6-like isoform X2, translated to MARWRVVRAEVMSLSSTSNSRVETLYPCTLRHDSLFKAVWDWLILALVIFTAIEIPYSVAFLIPLQDKGNTPKLFKVTPLLVFNLWVDLMFIMDILINFRTTFVDSNSDEVISNPKQIALHYLKTWFVVDFVAAIPFEFMVLKEVERLDSATTLFGLLKTARLLRLVRVTRKLDRYSEYGIAVVVLLTCLFTLVAHWLACIWHGIGYFERANEFGWIKELSRQLNEVNHSSNSTTPSISTRYITALYFTLSSITSVGFGNVSPNTDAEKIFSVCVMIIGALMYASIFGNMTAIIHRLYSRTSRFHRDLKVIEDFVRFYKIPKSTREELDEYFRHEWAYTKGVDIETVLKRFPDSLQADVCLHLHSNLFAECAVFKSASEGCLRALALRFKIRHYLPGHFIIKQGDEVKRLYFIAKGNIEVLKYDETMLTLGKGDIISCDYSAVQNIPQANASLRVQTHGEIHSVAWSELVVVLRAYPTFRQEFITHLELAYNLGIVKEEEESDFPPNDLIPASPGRLSYPRSTFSSRIAVDRLERSGSATFFVNGKIPQVPSSSKVDLLSRQNADSDGETTLQAFVPTVNSTNLTVASVAQESCSHSKEFAFIEKRLDNLETRLIALEKKLTGNFETILSYLRSAKGRSAPELRNTII